A single region of the Streptomyces caelestis genome encodes:
- a CDS encoding inositol monophosphatase family protein, which yields MIDSYASSDDAAVATAGARAGADVVRTMYGQRLNRIDKGAGDFATAADVAAEEMILDVIRAARPDDAVLGEESGQQGAAGAARQWLVDPLCGTLNYAAGNMLVAVNVALRDGAAAVADPFSGEVFFTDGETAWVRYDGADDALLTPTSATRLVDVNLDQPFPSAPGFRAVDLLAHPEFVERFRPRVVSTTLALAWVAAGKRAAYVTDGGDLSGSVHFAAGIALCRAAGCVVTGIDGAPIGETGRGLVAAADDETHGLLMSMIRSRR from the coding sequence GTGATCGACTCATACGCGAGTTCCGACGATGCCGCAGTCGCGACGGCCGGGGCACGAGCTGGCGCGGACGTGGTCCGCACCATGTACGGCCAGCGGCTCAACCGCATCGACAAGGGCGCAGGGGACTTTGCCACCGCCGCCGATGTGGCGGCTGAGGAGATGATCCTCGACGTCATCCGTGCCGCACGGCCCGATGACGCCGTGCTCGGCGAGGAAAGCGGGCAACAGGGCGCCGCCGGCGCTGCGCGCCAGTGGCTGGTGGACCCCCTGTGCGGCACGCTGAACTACGCCGCCGGCAACATGCTGGTGGCCGTCAACGTGGCGCTGCGCGATGGGGCGGCAGCGGTAGCCGATCCGTTCAGCGGCGAGGTTTTCTTTACCGACGGGGAGACCGCCTGGGTGCGGTATGACGGGGCCGACGACGCACTACTGACGCCCACGTCCGCCACTCGATTGGTGGACGTCAACCTGGATCAGCCGTTCCCGAGTGCGCCGGGATTCCGGGCCGTGGATCTGCTGGCCCACCCTGAGTTCGTCGAGCGTTTCCGGCCGCGGGTCGTGTCCACGACCCTGGCACTGGCCTGGGTCGCTGCCGGTAAGCGCGCCGCGTATGTCACCGATGGCGGCGACCTTTCCGGGAGCGTGCACTTCGCCGCCGGCATCGCTTTGTGCCGGGCTGCCGGCTGCGTTGTCACCGGGATCGACGGCGCCCCGATCGGTGAAACAGGCCGCGGACTTGTGGCCGCTGCCGACGACGAGACCCACGGGCTGCTGATGTCGATGATCCGCAGCCGAAGGTAG
- a CDS encoding SDR family oxidoreductase encodes MGVLTGRTALVTGASRGIGRGIAERLGRDGARVGVHYGRSERAAKETVAAIEAAGGSAFAVGVELGVPGDAEALWAEFDRHADGLDILVNNAGIGTTRPIQELDEQEYDKVFAVNVRAPFFILKQGMSRLRDGGRVVNISSGLARTAAMPDNMAYAMTKGALDVLSRDLSKVLGPRGITVNSVAPGIIDTDNTAPLLHGSADGWAKAAAYSALGGVGEPSEVADVVAFLVSDGGRWVTGSWVDVTGGSLT; translated from the coding sequence ATGGGCGTGCTCACGGGCAGGACGGCACTCGTCACCGGGGCGAGCAGGGGCATCGGGCGAGGGATCGCCGAGCGGCTCGGCCGCGACGGCGCGCGGGTCGGGGTGCACTACGGCAGGAGCGAGAGGGCGGCGAAGGAGACGGTCGCGGCGATCGAGGCGGCGGGCGGATCGGCGTTCGCGGTGGGCGTGGAGCTGGGCGTGCCGGGGGACGCCGAGGCACTGTGGGCGGAGTTCGACCGGCACGCGGACGGGCTGGACATCCTGGTGAACAACGCGGGGATCGGCACCACGCGGCCGATCCAGGAGCTGGACGAGCAGGAGTACGACAAGGTCTTCGCGGTGAACGTGAGGGCGCCGTTCTTCATCCTCAAGCAGGGCATGAGCCGGTTGCGGGACGGCGGCCGGGTCGTCAACATCTCCTCGGGGCTGGCCCGGACGGCGGCGATGCCGGACAACATGGCGTACGCGATGACGAAGGGCGCGCTGGACGTCCTCTCACGGGACCTGTCCAAGGTGCTGGGCCCTCGGGGCATCACGGTGAACTCGGTGGCGCCGGGGATCATCGACACGGACAACACGGCCCCGCTGCTGCACGGCAGTGCCGACGGCTGGGCGAAGGCCGCGGCGTATTCGGCGCTGGGCGGGGTGGGAGAGCCGTCCGAAGTCGCGGACGTGGTGGCGTTCCTGGTCTCGGACGGGGGACGGTGGGTCACGGGGAGCTGGGTGGATGTGACGGGGGGTTCGCTCACCTAG
- a CDS encoding TetR/AcrR family transcriptional regulator produces MVNDDGTARVAGHGTARAERPGTVTGQGRGRPRGRPRSFDRETALEKALLAFWEHGYEATSVSDLTRVMDIGAPSLYAAFGDKRSLFEEVVQVYGARYGSFADRALAEEPTARAAVERTLREAAAAYTEPGHPHGCLVVHAAANCSTPEVERSLRDRRNANIAVFESRIRADVAAGVLPPGTDAAALARHTGAMIQGMSQQARDGASREELEAVAEIALSIWPRTGTHTG; encoded by the coding sequence ATGGTGAACGACGACGGGACCGCGAGGGTCGCGGGCCACGGAACCGCGAGGGCCGAGAGGCCCGGAACCGTGACCGGGCAGGGCAGGGGAAGGCCCCGCGGCCGCCCCCGTTCCTTCGATCGCGAGACCGCACTGGAGAAGGCGCTCCTGGCCTTCTGGGAGCATGGCTACGAGGCCACGTCCGTCTCCGACCTCACCCGCGTCATGGACATCGGCGCCCCCAGTCTCTACGCGGCCTTCGGCGACAAGCGGTCCCTCTTCGAGGAGGTCGTGCAGGTCTACGGCGCGAGGTACGGCTCGTTCGCCGACCGGGCCCTCGCCGAGGAACCCACCGCCCGGGCCGCTGTGGAGCGCACGCTGCGCGAGGCAGCCGCCGCGTACACCGAACCCGGCCACCCGCACGGCTGCCTGGTCGTCCACGCCGCGGCGAACTGCTCGACCCCCGAGGTCGAACGGTCGCTGCGGGACCGCCGCAACGCCAACATCGCCGTGTTCGAGAGCCGCATCAGAGCCGATGTCGCCGCCGGCGTACTGCCCCCGGGCACCGACGCCGCCGCCCTGGCCCGCCACACCGGAGCGATGATCCAGGGCATGTCACAACAGGCGCGGGACGGGGCGAGCCGGGAGGAACTGGAGGCGGTCGCGGAAATTGCCCTGTCCATCTGGCCCCGCACAGGAACCCACACGGGTTAG
- a CDS encoding sensor histidine kinase — MNELVRQHTALDDTDLEWLHLLVSEWQLLSDLSFADLVLWVPTSDGTRYVSVAQMRPNTGPTSYQDDMVGHLVPRGRRPMLDAAHDEGRIVREGDPEWREEVPVRVESIPVRREGRVLGVIARNTNLLTVRTPSRLELTYLQSASDLAQMIAAGAFPFANQQLDMDASPRVGDGLIRLDADGIVQYASPNALSAYHRLGLASDLVGQHLGKTTAELAPTRGPVDEALAKVASGWAPREFEIEATEGVIQFRAIPLKPKGTRIGSLVLLRDVTELRRRERELITKDATIREIHHRVKNNLQTVAALLRLQARRIESDRGREALEEAVRRVGSIAIVHETLSQNLDERVEFDDIADRVLAMVAEISPGKVTGRRTGRFGILDAEVATPLSMVLTEVLQNALEHGFREGDTGTVEVSAVRGGTTKEARLLVTVQDDGVGLPDGFDPQTAGNLGLQIVRTLVEGELGGTFDMVPAPERGTRVILDIPVRAQK; from the coding sequence ATGAACGAACTCGTACGCCAGCACACCGCCCTCGACGACACCGATCTCGAGTGGCTCCACCTGCTGGTCTCGGAGTGGCAGCTGCTCTCCGACCTCTCCTTCGCCGACCTGGTGCTGTGGGTCCCCACCAGCGACGGCACGCGGTACGTGTCCGTCGCGCAGATGCGGCCCAACACCGGTCCGACGTCCTACCAGGACGACATGGTGGGCCACCTTGTCCCGCGTGGCCGCCGCCCGATGCTGGACGCCGCTCACGACGAGGGCCGCATCGTGCGCGAGGGGGACCCCGAGTGGCGCGAAGAGGTTCCCGTCCGGGTCGAGTCGATCCCCGTACGGCGGGAGGGGCGCGTCCTCGGTGTCATCGCGCGCAACACCAACCTGCTCACCGTGCGCACCCCGAGCCGCCTGGAGCTCACCTACCTGCAAAGCGCCTCGGACCTCGCGCAGATGATCGCGGCCGGCGCCTTCCCGTTCGCGAACCAGCAGCTCGACATGGACGCCTCGCCCCGGGTGGGCGACGGACTGATCCGGCTCGACGCCGACGGCATCGTCCAGTACGCCTCCCCGAACGCGCTGTCCGCCTACCACCGCCTCGGCCTCGCCTCCGACCTCGTCGGGCAGCACCTGGGCAAGACCACCGCCGAACTCGCCCCGACCCGCGGCCCGGTGGACGAGGCGCTCGCCAAGGTCGCCAGCGGCTGGGCGCCGCGCGAGTTCGAGATCGAGGCCACCGAGGGGGTCATCCAGTTCCGCGCGATCCCCCTGAAACCCAAGGGCACCCGCATCGGCTCGCTGGTCCTGCTCCGCGACGTCACCGAACTCCGTCGCCGTGAACGCGAGCTGATCACCAAGGACGCGACGATCCGGGAGATCCACCACCGCGTCAAGAACAACCTCCAGACGGTGGCGGCCCTGCTCCGCCTTCAGGCCCGGCGCATCGAATCCGACCGCGGCCGCGAGGCCCTGGAGGAGGCGGTGCGACGCGTCGGATCGATTGCGATCGTGCACGAGACGCTCTCCCAGAACCTGGACGAGCGCGTGGAGTTCGACGACATCGCCGACCGCGTCCTGGCGATGGTCGCGGAGATCTCCCCGGGCAAGGTCACGGGCCGGCGCACCGGCCGCTTCGGCATCCTCGACGCCGAGGTCGCCACCCCGCTGTCGATGGTGCTGACCGAGGTTTTGCAGAACGCGCTGGAGCACGGCTTCCGCGAGGGCGACACCGGCACGGTCGAGGTGTCGGCGGTCCGTGGCGGTACGACCAAGGAGGCCCGCCTGCTGGTCACCGTCCAGGACGACGGCGTCGGCCTGCCGGACGGCTTCGATCCGCAGACCGCGGGAAACCTCGGCCTCCAGATCGTACGAACCCTCGTGGAGGGCGAGTTGGGGGGAACCTTCGACATGGTCCCGGCTCCCGAGCGCGGCACCCGAGTGATCCTGGACATCCCGGTGCGTGCACAGAAGTAG
- a CDS encoding WhiB family transcriptional regulator translates to MDWRHNAVCREEDPELFFPIGNTGPALLQIEEAKAVCRRCPVIEQCLQWALESGQDSGVWGGLSEDERRAMKRRAARNRARQASA, encoded by the coding sequence ATGGACTGGCGTCACAACGCCGTTTGCCGCGAGGAAGACCCCGAGCTCTTCTTCCCCATCGGCAACACCGGTCCTGCGCTGCTGCAGATCGAGGAAGCCAAGGCCGTCTGCCGTCGCTGCCCGGTGATCGAGCAGTGTCTGCAGTGGGCGCTCGAGTCCGGCCAGGACTCCGGCGTCTGGGGTGGTCTCAGCGAGGACGAGCGCCGCGCCATGAAGCGCCGCGCCGCCCGCAACCGGGCCCGTCAGGCCTCCGCCTGA
- a CDS encoding diacylglycerol/lipid kinase family protein — MRALLVVNPAATTTSARTRDVLIHALASEMKLEAVTTEYRGHARDLGRHAAESDDIDLVVALGGDGTVNEVVNGLLHAGPDPGQLPGLAVVPGGSTNVFARALGLPNDAVEATGALLDALRDGSERTVGLGLTSGTPGTEDEAVPSRWFTFNAGLGFDAGVVGRVEQHRERGRKSTHALYVRQVVRQLLGEPNRRHGTITLERAGQDPVTDLVLSIVSNTSPWTFLGNRPIYAAPKASFDTGLDLFGLSRLSTAAVARYGTQLLTSSPERGPHGKHATSLHDLTEFTLHSKVPLPLQMDGDHLGLRTSVTFTGVRRALRVIV; from the coding sequence ATGCGTGCACTTCTCGTGGTCAATCCGGCGGCAACCACCACAAGTGCGCGCACACGCGACGTACTGATCCACGCGCTCGCCAGCGAGATGAAGCTGGAAGCGGTCACCACGGAGTACCGCGGCCACGCGCGCGACCTGGGCCGGCACGCGGCGGAGAGCGACGACATCGACCTGGTGGTGGCCCTCGGCGGCGACGGCACGGTCAACGAAGTGGTCAACGGCCTCCTGCACGCCGGCCCCGATCCGGGACAGCTCCCCGGCCTCGCCGTGGTCCCGGGCGGCTCCACCAACGTCTTCGCCCGCGCCCTGGGCCTGCCCAACGACGCGGTGGAGGCCACCGGCGCCCTGCTGGACGCCCTGCGCGACGGCAGCGAACGCACCGTCGGCCTGGGCCTGACCTCCGGCACGCCGGGCACGGAGGACGAGGCGGTGCCCTCCCGCTGGTTCACCTTCAACGCGGGGCTCGGCTTCGACGCCGGCGTGGTCGGCCGGGTGGAGCAGCACCGCGAGCGAGGCCGGAAATCCACACACGCTCTTTACGTACGCCAGGTCGTGCGCCAGCTCCTCGGCGAGCCGAACCGCCGGCACGGGACGATAACGCTGGAGCGGGCGGGCCAGGACCCGGTCACCGATCTGGTGCTGTCCATAGTCTCGAACACCTCCCCGTGGACGTTTCTGGGGAATCGCCCCATCTACGCGGCGCCTAAGGCCTCGTTCGATACCGGGCTCGATCTCTTCGGCCTCAGCCGCCTGTCCACCGCGGCGGTTGCCCGGTATGGCACCCAGTTGCTCACTTCGTCCCCCGAGCGCGGACCTCACGGCAAGCACGCCACCTCTCTGCACGATTTGACCGAGTTCACCTTGCATTCGAAGGTGCCGCTCCCCCTCCAGATGGACGGTGACCATCTAGGGCTGCGAACAAGCGTGACGTTCACAGGCGTACGCCGTGCACTGCGTGTGATTGTGTGA
- a CDS encoding RNA polymerase sigma factor SigF produces the protein MRDEERGTRELSAEGTGAGTAPSGTRRLTDGIDGIPEQARPHPEDDSAGAVLPGGGRPDRDGAVRSAPPGGGIAASPAQGDSPTHAQSGVAGEARARGRATGGTMSEHERHSEDEAPRARHAQGAQHGSPDRSGAREMFLKLRTLDSGSPEYAELRNQLVRMHLPLVEHLARRFRNRGEPLDDLTQVATIGLIKSVDRFDPDRGVEFSTYATPTVVGEIKRHFRDKGWAVRVPRRLQELRLSLTTATAELSQLHGRSPTVHELAEKLAISEEEVLEGLESANAYSTLSLDVPDTDDESPAVADTLGAEDEALEGVEYRESLKPLLEDLPPREKRILLLRFFGNMTQSQIAQEVGISQMHVSRLLARTLAQLREKLLVEE, from the coding sequence GTGCGGGACGAAGAGCGCGGCACACGAGAGCTGTCGGCCGAGGGCACAGGCGCGGGCACAGCGCCCAGCGGCACCCGGCGCCTGACGGACGGCATCGACGGCATCCCCGAGCAGGCCCGCCCGCATCCCGAGGACGACTCCGCGGGGGCCGTCCTCCCGGGCGGCGGGCGGCCGGACCGGGACGGTGCCGTGCGGAGCGCGCCTCCCGGCGGAGGGATCGCAGCATCTCCTGCCCAGGGGGATTCCCCCACTCACGCGCAGTCGGGAGTGGCGGGGGAGGCGAGGGCTCGGGGAAGGGCGACGGGCGGGACGATGAGCGAGCACGAGCGACACTCCGAGGACGAAGCGCCGCGTGCACGCCACGCACAGGGCGCGCAGCACGGCTCCCCGGACCGCAGCGGGGCGCGCGAGATGTTCCTCAAACTGCGCACCCTGGACAGCGGCAGCCCCGAGTACGCGGAGCTGCGCAACCAGCTGGTCCGTATGCACCTGCCGCTCGTGGAGCATCTCGCGCGGCGCTTCCGCAACCGCGGCGAGCCGCTCGACGACCTCACCCAGGTCGCCACGATCGGGCTGATCAAGTCGGTCGACCGCTTCGACCCGGACCGCGGCGTGGAGTTCTCCACGTACGCGACCCCGACGGTCGTCGGCGAGATCAAGCGCCACTTCCGCGACAAGGGCTGGGCGGTGCGCGTCCCGCGCCGGCTCCAGGAGCTGCGCCTCTCGCTGACCACGGCCACGGCCGAGCTCTCACAGTTGCACGGCCGCTCCCCCACGGTCCACGAGCTCGCCGAGAAGCTGGCGATCTCGGAGGAGGAGGTCCTGGAAGGCCTGGAGTCCGCCAACGCGTACTCCACGCTGTCCCTGGATGTCCCCGACACCGACGACGAGTCCCCGGCCGTCGCGGACACCCTCGGCGCGGAGGACGAGGCGCTGGAGGGCGTGGAGTACCGGGAGTCCCTCAAGCCGCTGCTGGAGGACCTCCCGCCGCGCGAGAAGCGGATCCTGCTGCTGCGCTTCTTCGGCAACATGACCCAGTCGCAGATCGCGCAGGAGGTCGGCATCTCGCAGATGCACGTTTCGCGACTGCTGGCGCGCACCCTGGCGCAACTCCGGGAGAAGCTCCTCGTCGAGGAGTGA
- a CDS encoding UBP-type zinc finger domain-containing protein: protein MKQCTHAEALPHPEPVPLSETCPECLAEGMDPVQLRLCLSCGHVGCCDSSPGRHAAGHHKESGHPVMRTHEPGQTWRWCFVDHVLV from the coding sequence ATGAAACAGTGCACGCATGCCGAGGCGCTGCCCCACCCTGAACCCGTTCCGCTCAGCGAGACGTGTCCGGAGTGCCTGGCGGAGGGCATGGATCCGGTGCAACTGCGGCTGTGCCTGAGCTGCGGTCACGTCGGCTGCTGTGACTCCTCGCCGGGGCGGCACGCGGCGGGGCACCACAAGGAGTCCGGGCATCCCGTGATGCGGACTCACGAGCCGGGGCAGACCTGGCGCTGGTGCTTCGTCGACCATGTCCTGGTGTGA
- a CDS encoding Na+/H+ antiporter, translated as MDVMPLLLLVAGSAAIAAVARRTPVPAPLLLVAVGLAVSSVPGVPDYTLDPHIVLPLILPPLLHTAATDSSYLDLRAQLRPVALLSVGYVLFATFVVGWALYLIVPDLPLTAALVFGAVVAPPDAVAATAVARRVGLPSRVTTILQGESLLNDATAITAYRVALAAAVGEGATWAGGIGEFLLAAVGGVVVGLVLMAPIHWLRTHVKESLFQNTLSLLTPFVAYAVAEQVHASGVLAVVVVALYLGHRAWQVDFATRLQEEAVWKMVAFVLESAVFALIGLQLPVVLRGLGEYEGALAAWYAFAVFLVVVATRFVWVYPATFLPRLLSARIREREASLTWKGPFIVAWAGMRGVVSLAIAFSIPLTLHDGEEPFPHRNLILFLTFTTVIGTLVVQGLTLPPLIRLLKFPGRDTQAETLAEANAQAQASRAAERRLDELLADERNALPAPLADRLRTVLERRRNAVWERLGQVNPVTGESVDDTYRRLSREMISAEREVFVKLRDARYIDDEMLRTLLRRLDLEEAAAFRETA; from the coding sequence ATGGACGTGATGCCACTGCTGTTGCTGGTGGCGGGCAGCGCCGCGATCGCCGCGGTGGCCCGGCGCACACCCGTGCCGGCGCCTCTGCTGCTGGTGGCGGTCGGGCTGGCGGTCAGTTCCGTCCCCGGGGTGCCGGACTACACCCTCGACCCGCACATCGTGCTGCCGCTCATCCTGCCCCCGCTGCTGCACACGGCCGCCACCGACAGCTCCTACCTCGACCTGCGGGCGCAGCTGCGGCCGGTCGCGCTGCTGTCCGTCGGGTACGTGCTGTTCGCGACCTTCGTCGTCGGCTGGGCCCTGTACCTGATCGTGCCGGACCTGCCGCTGACCGCGGCCCTGGTCTTCGGCGCGGTGGTGGCGCCGCCGGACGCGGTCGCGGCGACGGCCGTGGCCCGCAGGGTGGGGCTGCCGTCGCGGGTCACCACGATCCTCCAGGGCGAGTCCCTGCTGAACGACGCCACCGCGATCACCGCCTACCGGGTGGCCCTGGCCGCCGCCGTCGGTGAGGGCGCGACCTGGGCCGGAGGCATCGGCGAGTTCCTGCTCGCGGCGGTCGGCGGCGTCGTGGTCGGGCTCGTGCTGATGGCACCGATCCACTGGCTGCGCACGCACGTGAAGGAGTCGCTGTTCCAGAACACGCTCTCCCTGCTGACCCCGTTCGTCGCGTACGCCGTCGCCGAGCAGGTCCACGCCTCCGGTGTCCTCGCGGTCGTGGTCGTCGCGCTCTACCTGGGACACCGCGCGTGGCAGGTCGACTTCGCCACGCGTCTGCAGGAGGAGGCGGTGTGGAAGATGGTCGCCTTCGTCCTGGAGTCGGCGGTGTTCGCGCTGATCGGACTGCAGTTGCCGGTGGTGCTCAGGGGCCTCGGGGAGTACGAGGGTGCCCTGGCCGCCTGGTACGCGTTCGCCGTCTTCCTGGTGGTCGTCGCGACCCGGTTCGTGTGGGTCTACCCGGCGACCTTCCTGCCGCGGCTGCTGTCGGCCCGGATCCGGGAGCGGGAGGCGAGTCTGACCTGGAAGGGGCCGTTCATCGTCGCGTGGGCCGGGATGCGGGGCGTGGTCTCGCTCGCCATCGCCTTCTCGATCCCGCTCACGCTGCACGACGGCGAGGAGCCCTTCCCGCACCGCAACCTCATCCTCTTCCTGACCTTCACGACGGTCATCGGGACGCTGGTCGTGCAAGGTCTGACCCTGCCCCCGCTGATCCGTCTGCTGAAGTTCCCCGGGCGTGACACACAGGCCGAGACACTGGCCGAGGCCAACGCCCAGGCGCAGGCCTCTCGGGCCGCCGAGCGGCGCCTGGACGAACTCCTCGCCGACGAGCGCAACGCCCTGCCCGCCCCGCTCGCCGACCGGCTCCGCACCGTCCTGGAGCGCCGCCGCAACGCCGTCTGGGAACGGCTCGGGCAGGTCAACCCGGTCACCGGGGAGTCCGTCGACGACACCTACCGGCGGCTGTCGCGGGAGATGATCAGCGCCGAGCGCGAGGTGTTCGTCAAGCTCCGGGACGCCCGGTACATCGACGACGAGATGCTGCGGACGCTGCTGCGCAGGCTGGACCTGGAGGAGGCGGCGGCCTTCCGGGAGACGGCGTAG